One genomic segment of Drosophila melanogaster chromosome 3L includes these proteins:
- the Gug gene encoding grunge, isoform G yields MAASTQGEIRVGPGHQVNDVYAKLPDYNPISSFPIDKETDERELEESRWSPGVVADGDLLMFLRAARSMAAFQGMCDGGLEDGCLAASRDDTTINALDVLHDSGYDPGKALQALVKCPVSKGIDKKWTEDETKKFIKGLRQFGKNFFRIHKDLLPHKDTPELVEFYYLWKKTPGANNNRPHRRRRQSALRRNRVTRANNSNSNTPPKKEDTPEPQTATTATAAATAASETASRSSPAVSKEENSSLTEDDASECDSDSSLTHKRDESPSRMRTRNKQQNNNSSTSSGNNTAGNGGGNATSISSGSTGGGAAGGNSSSKDQSANAVANGKRPKRGSETPDVSGGASVDSPKTPTKAVAESSANKRKGGKQDTPNKKKRTEQESNEPSAHEENAIKEKRKRPDSPVESMNSDSRPDSVLDDGESNTTDTTTAEQQSTKDSKETVSCKEEREMVTNDLEAKAEEKAIKAEALAEDSKDSAIKNMDEETNIQAPSSADTSLVDGPNPNALPSPVAAPITMKVPTIATVEALNASVDRKEAIEKMESCDSDPEMLKKLATIKQEVSPQQQQHMQQQSQQQMQQQLAPVGIPQPPSCPPSESVYIKKEPMEDSMDATCNQNSNEPQDLKVKIEIKNEDALKHSAGGLPPSGPCAPPSALHPLSGAPVESGQEPLHLQHMPHGQVTTQPPPGYLIDGQLKYGPSGQGVPPQPPQLHSDAAGGVSGAPPGAPTTPQKYPPEMEMKFAPQDLKYPPPPPLDALKYSQEMQAAAAAAAAAGKYDMKYMMEQQGKYNVELSAAHQPPSKPGYQDSLKIPDIKPGFGHLPHNVGSPLDAAHKYGPPPTSQESQQQQPQPPAHQVPPGATPPPGIAMPKPHYQHDVQTPPLGRPFEPTGLMLKYGDPLAAKYGPPQDLKYPMPPVSQAGPADVKPYGGENLIKSSPYGPPPESPIDASARSTPGQDSQGSNSNSQPPSMPPQPQQFQSPHPSPHMPSPAGGGLPPGMHPQNLIHGPPPGAAGGSGPQPPPPPTSLHQPTPTSAGPPSLQHGLHPGHQHSQLSVASSIPPSSIGIPPTLSTMAPSHMHPHLHPHAHLQGLHRPHDLPPSMHPHAPMPLSLQGHPQHGHGLPPSHTSQQQQQQQQQQQPGGPAGTVRTPSPAQQPPRSMHDPQSSREPPTSQPSTTMAGSSGPGGPPPQQSPHAHRTSPLPGLAGSGPPPPGLIGHPMAIHPHLAHLPPGHPAHAALAHPGHHLLSHSIAGLGPGGGPIALLAGPGGLGGIPESALSRRTPPSHLPHSHASSAPLTAHSVASMTSTSMSLTTSTVPSSAFSRASPSVQISSSGGGPSGPGSVGPGGMPNSSAAAAAAAAAHRAASPASSVSSLSRQSPLHPVPQSPLSHHPSSSALSAAAAAVAERDRHALMRQQSPHMTPPPVSNASLMASPLSKMYAPQPGQRGLGTSPPPHLRPGASPPVIRHPQMPLPLPLIAPGGGIPQIGVHPGQSPYPHPLLHPSVFYSPHHHPFNSPYGYAPYGPGFPAYMKPPPQPGQLDPAAVMAAHHAGLQGPPPQQMRQDEQNAAAAAAQAAAEKQHQAAAAAAAQQHKAPQQQQPGGMPPNKPPTPKTPQGPGGGMPPGMGGPGTPTGLPPGAYPGSHMPGYPQGPPHGSPFAPQDGQPHGLKPTSHMDALRAHAHSANSAGMGGGHHPTEPLPIDIEPDPEPEIPSPTHNIPRGPSPEAKPDDTECHRSQSAIFVRHIDRGDYNSCTRTDLIFKPVADSKLARKREERDRKLAEKERERRQQQQQQQQQQQQQAAAAQQAAQQAKMKAELKPPYADTPALRQLSEYARPHVAFSPVEQMVPYHHPMGPMYRERELEEIKNAQAAAASQSRLDPHWMEYYRRGIHPSQFPLYANPAISQMERERLGIPPPHHVGLDPGEHMVRMIRLTREYHAHSHTHLHLPLHPQPQPPEAGFQLPPNVGQYPRPNMLIPREPHSDVLLRMSYADQLQAAEFQRQSLHDQYFRQRPR; encoded by the exons ATGGCGGCCTCCACTCAAGGAGAAATTCGAGTGGGTCCCGGCCACCAGGTAAACGATGTCTAT GCAAAACTGCCCGATTATAATCCAATCTCAAGCTTCCCCATCGACAAGGAAACCGATGAACGTGAACTAGAGGAATCAAGATGGAGTCCAGGCGTTGTGGCCGATGGCGACTTGTTAATGTTCTTGCGTGCGGCTCGATCCATGGCTGCATTTCAAGGAATGTGTGATGGTGGTTTAGAAGACGGTTGTTTGGCTGCTAGTCGCGACGACACTACAATAAACGCACTCGACGTG CTCCACGATTCTGGCTACGATCCAGGCAAAGCTCTACAAGCGCTCGTAAAGTGCCCCGTTTCGAAGGGCATCGACAAGAAGTGGACCGAGGACGAAACAAAGAAATTCATCAAGGGTCTGCGTCAGTTTGGGAAGAACTTCTTCCGCATCCATAAGGACTTGCTGCCGCACAAGGACACGCCGGAGCTGGTCGAGTTCTACTATCTGTGGAAGAAGACGCCCGGCGCGAACAATAATCGGCCACACAGGCGACGCCGCCAAAGCGCCCTGCGACGCAACCGTGTCACGCGggccaacaacagcaacagcaacactcCTCCGAAGAAGGAGGACACTCCAGAACCACAAACTGCGACGACGGCGACGGCGGCGGCAACCGCGGCGTCCGAGACGGCGAGTCGCTCCTCGCCCGCTGTCTCCAAGGAGGAGAACAGCTCGCTCACCGAGGACGACGCCAGCGAGTGCGACAGTGATTCGAGTCTGACCCACAAAAGGGATGAATCACCCTCAAGGATGAGGACGCGTAACAAGcaacagaacaacaacagcagcaccagcagcggTAACAACACGGCCGGCAACGGTGGCGGTAACGCCACATCCATAAGCAGCGGATCAACCGGCGGCGGTGCCGCTGGCGGCAATAGTTCGTCTAAGGATCAATCAGCCAACGCCGTGGCTAATGGCAAGCGACCCAAGAGGGGCTCCGAAACACCGGACGTTTCCGGCGGAGCCTCGGTCGATAGTCCCAAGACACCGACGAAGGCTGTGGCCGAGAGTTCAGCCAATAAGCGCAAGGGTGGCAAGCAGGATACGCCCAACAAGAAGAAGCGAACGGAGCAGGAGTCCAACGAGCCAAGCGCCCATGAGGAGAATGCCATCAAGGAGAAGCGCAAGCGACCGGACAGCCCGGTTGAGAGTATGAACTCGGATAGCAGACCGGATTCAGTGCTCGACGATGGGGAATCGAATACCACGGACACCACCACCGCCGAGCAGCAGTCCACAAAGGACAGCAAGGAGACGGTCAGCTGCAAGGAGGAGCGCGAAATGGTCACCAACGATCTGGAGGCCAAGGCCGAGGAAAAGGCCATCAAGGCAGAGGCTTTGGCCGAAGACAGCAAGGATAGCGCCATCAAGAACATGGACGAGGAGACAAACATCCAGGCGCCTAGCAGTGCAGACACTAGTTTGGTGGATGGTCCTAATCCCAATGCCCTGCCCAGTCCGGTAGCCGCACCAATCACAATGAAGGTACCAACAATTGCCACCGTTGAGGCGCTGAACGCGTCCGTCGACCGCAAGGAGGCCATCGAGAAGATGGAGTCGTGCGACAGCGATCCGGAGATGCTTAAAAAACTGGCAACCATTAAGCAGGAAGTATctccgcagcagcaacagcacatGCAACAGCAATCacagcagcagatgcagcagcaactcgcTCCAGTTGGCATACCGCAACCTCCGTCTTGCCCGCCATCGGAATCAGTCTATATCAAAAAAGAGCCCATGGAGGACTCGATGGACGCCACCTGCAATCAGAACAGCAACGAACCGCAGGACCTGAAGGTGAAGATCGAGATTAAAAACGAGGATGCATTGAAGCATAGTGCTGGAGGTCTGCCGCCTTCAGGTCCGTGTGCACCGCCTTCAGCTCTACATCCGCTTTCCGGAGCTCCGGTAGAGAGCGGCCAGGAGCCACTGCACCTGCAACACATGCCTCATGGGCAAGTAACGACGCAACCGCCCCCTGGCTACCTAATTGATGGCCAGCTAAAGTATGGACCATCGGGACAAGGCGTGCCTCCACAGCCACCACAACTGCACAGCGATGCGGCTGGAGGAGTCAGCGGAGCACCACCTGGAGCGCCAACCACGCCCCAGAAGTATCCGCCCGAGATGGAGATGAAGTTCGCTCCTCAGGATCTCAAGTATCCCCCACCGCCGCCTCTAGATGCACTCAAGTACAGCCAGGAGATGCAagctgcggcggcggcagcggctgcTGCTGGCAAATACGATATGAAGTATATGATGGAACAGCAGGGCAAGTACAATGTGGAGTTGTCAGCTGCCCATCAGCCGCCAAGCAAGCCAGGCTACCAGGACTCGCTTAAGATACCCGATATTAAGCCCGGTTTCGGCCACCTGCCGCACAACGTGGGCTCTCCGCTGGACGCCGCCCATAAATACGGACCGCCTCCGACGTCGCAAGAgtcccagcaacagcaaccccAGCCGCCGGCACATCAGGTACCGCCGGGAGCAACTCCACCACCTGGTATCGCCATGCCCAAGCCGCACTATCAACACGATGTGCAAACACCACCGTTGGGACGGCCCTTCGAGCCGACCGGACTTATGCTCAAGTATGGCGATCCATTGGCAGCCAAATACGGCCCGCCCCAGGATCTCAAGTACCCGATGCCTCCGGTCTCTCAGGCGGGACCAGCGGACGTAAAGCCCTATGGCGGCGAGAATCTGATCAAGTCCTCACCGTACGGACCGCCGCCGGAGAGTCCTATCGATGCCTCTGCGCGCTCTACACCTGGTCAGGACAGCCAGGGCAGCAATAGCAATTCACAGCCGCCCTCAATGCCCCCGCAACCGCAGCAGTTCCAGTCGCCGCATCCCTCGCCGCATATGCCTTCGCCAGCAGGAGGTGGTCTACCACCGGGAATGCATCCGCAAAATCTCATCCACGGCCCGCCACCAGGTGCAGCGGGTGGCAGTGGTCCCCAGCCACCTCCACCGCCCACATCGCTACACCAGCCAACGCCCACGTCTGCAGGTCCACCCAGTCTGCAACATGGACTACATCCTGGCCATCAACACTCACAGCTGTCTGTGGCATCATCGATACCGCCGAGCTCGATTGGAATTCCTCCCACGCTCTCGACTATGGCGCCCTCGCACATGCACCCGCACCTTCATCCACATGCGCATCTGCAGGGTCTCCATCGGCCGCACGATCTGCCGCCCAGTATGCATCCACATGCACCCATGCCGCTGTCGTTGCAGGGACATCCGCAGCACGGACATGGATTGCCGCCCTCGCACACTtctcagcaacagcagcagcagcaacaacaacaacagcccgGCGGACCAGCTGGTACGGTGCGAACTCCGTCACCAGCCCAGCAGCCGCCGAGATCCATGCACGATCCGCAATCGTCTCGAGAGCCGCCCACATCGCAGCCTTCGACCACTATGGCAGGATCGAGTGGTCCGGGTGGACCACCGCCGCAACAGTCGCCGCATGCGCATCGCACATCACCGTTGCCAGGGCTCGCGGGTAGTGGTCCTCCACCCCCGGGACTCATCGGTCATCCGATGGCCATACACCCGCACCTAGCCCACTTGCCGCCCGGACATCCCGCTCACGCAGCGCTGGCCCATCCTGGACACCATCTGCTGTCGCACTCGATAGCGGGCTTGGGTCCTGGTGGTGGACCCATCGCGTTGCTGGCCGGTCCCGGCGGTCTTGGTGGTATTCCAGAGTCCGCTCTAAGTCGCCGCACCCCGCCCTCACATCTGCCACACTCGCATGCCTCTTCGGCCCCACTGACGGCTCACTCGGTGGCCAGTATGACGTCTACCAGTATGTCGCTGACCACCAGCACGGTGCCATCGTCCGCCTTTAGCCGCGCCAGTCCCAGCGTACAGATCTCGAGCAGTGGAGGAGGACCTTCAGGGCCCGGAAGCGTTGGACCTGGAGGAATGCCAAACTCGTCGGCAGCAGCGGCTGCTGCGGCAGCTGCTCATCGGGCAGCCTCACCGGCATCCAGCGTAAGCAGCCTAAGTCGGCAGAGTCCGCTGCATCCGGTGCCGCAGTCGCCGCTCAGCCATCATCCCTCGTCCTCTGCGTTAtccgccgcagcagctgctgtGGCGGAGCGGGATCGACATGCGCTGATGCGTCAGCAATCGCCACACATGACTCCACCCCCGGTGTCCAACGCCTCTTTAATGGCGAGTCCTCTGAGCAAGATGTACGCTCCTCAACCGGGTCAGAGAGGCTTGGGAACATCACCGCCACCGCATTTGCGGCCAGGAGCATCGCCGCCGGTCATTCGTCACCCGCAGATGCCTCTACCGTTGCCACTGATTGCGCCTGGCGGAGGAATCCCGCAGATTGGAGTGCATCCGGGTCAGTCACCGTATCCGCACCCGCTTCTGCATCCCTCGGTATTCTACTCGCCGCATCACCATCCATTTAATTCGCCATATGGCTATGCGCCCTATGGTCCTGGATTCCCGGCATACATGAAGCCGCCACCACAGCCGGGACAGCTCGATCCGGCAGCCGTGATGGCGGCCCACCATGCCGGATTGCAAGGACCGCCGCCCCAGCAGATGCGCCAGGACGAGCAGAATGCAGCGGCCGCCGCTGCACAAGCAGCTGCTGAGAAACAACACCAAgcggctgcagcagcggcagcccAGCAGCACAAGgcgccgcaacaacaacagcctgGCGGAATGCCACCCAACAAACCGCCGACGCCAAAGACGCCACAGGGTCCGGGCGGTGGGATGCCCCCAGGAATGGGTGGACCGGGAACACCGACGGGACTGCCGCCAGGTGCCTATCCTGGCAGCCATATGCCGGGATATCCACAAGGGCCGCCTCATGGGTCACCCTTTGCGCCACAAGATGGTCAGCCTCACGGCTTGAAGCCCACATCGCACATGGACGCCCTGCGAGCGCATGCACACTCAGCCAACTCGGCGGGTATGGGCGGTGGACACCATCCGACGGAGCCAT TGCCCATTGATATTGAACCGGATCCAGAGCCAGAGATTCCCAGTCCAACGCACAATATACCACGTGGTCCCAGTCCCGAAGCAAAACCGGACGACACCGAATGCCATCGCTCTCAGTCTGCCAT ATTTGTGCGCCACATCGATCGTGGGGATTACAATTCGTGCACGAGAACAGATTTGATCTTCAAGCCGGTGGCCGACTCAAAGTTGGCCCGCAAGCGTGAAGAACGCGACCGCAAGCTGGCCGAAAAGGAGCGTGAGCGGCGACAG cagcagcaacaacaacagcagcagcaacaacagcaagcaGCGGCCGCGCAACAGGCGGCACAGCAAGCCAAGATGAAGGCTGAGCTGAAGCCACCGTATGCGGATACGCCGGCACTGCGTCAACTGTCCGAGTACGCTCGTCCCCACGTCGCCTTCAG TCCTGTTGAACAGATGGTGCCATATCATCATCCAATGGGCCCCATGTACAGAGAGAG GGAACTGGAGGAGATTAAAAACGCACAAGCTGCTGCGGCGAGTCAATCCCGACTAGATCCGCACTGGATGGAATACTATCGACG CGGCATCCACCCCTCGCAGTTCCCGCTGTATGCGAATCCGGCGATATCGCAGATGGAGAGGGAGCGTCTGGGAATTCCACCTCCGCACCATGTGGGGTTGGACCCGGGCGAGCACATGGTGCGTATG ATACGATTGACGAGAGAATATCATGCACACTCTCATACTCATTTACATTTGCCTTTGCATCCACAGCCGCAACCACCGGAGGCCGGTTTCCAACTGCCAC CGAATGTTGGCCAGTATCCGCGGCCAAATATGCTTATACCTAGGGAGCCGCACTCGGATGTCCTGCTGCGCATGTCCTATGCCGACCAACTACAG GCCGCCGAGTTTCAGCGACAGTCCCTGCATGATCAGTACTTTAG ACAACGGCCCAGATAA